From one Solanum lycopersicum chromosome 12, SLM_r2.1 genomic stretch:
- the LOC138340518 gene encoding uncharacterized protein — translation MGDNNEQVSLTDVVVAQLTAAEQNELIAQLMQQIADMRVAMQRRQDTPPPGFGPNFLDARPPTYFLSSNSDPTQHRLSTPVHNPSGVDITAQNPQYASVSYQTPSPLPNNPPQMPPHPQNTQTAPLPQNQTQNPTAFNTQTPHPHLTQNTNPQNYPQNYQTAQNVLSPSIAPPLPKRTTFQVPVPAEHEVHGSELDHYEEQERE, via the coding sequence ATGGGAGACAATAATGAACAAGTCAGCCTCACAGATGTCGTGGTGGCTCAGCTCACCGCGGCAGAGCAGAATGAGCTTATTGCGCAGCTGATGCAACAAATAGCTGACATGAGGGTAGCGATGCAACGGAGGCAAGACACTCCTCCGCCCGGGTTTGGCCCCAACTTTCTCGACGCGAGACCTCCTACATACTTCCTCTCGTCCAACTCGGATCCTACTCAGCACCGTCTATCGACACCCGTGCACAACCCATCTGGGGTAGATATAACAGCCCAAAACCCCCAATATGCGTCAGTCTCCTATCAAACTCCCTCACCACTTCCAAACAATCCTCCACAAATGCCACCACACCCCCAAAATACTCAAACAGCCCCACTACCCCAAAATCAAACCCAAAATCCCACCGCCTTCAATACCCAAACACCGCACCCCCACTTAACCCAAAATACCAATCCCCAAAATTATCCGCAAAACTATCAAACCGCACAGAACGTCCTAAGCCCATCCATAGCCCCACCCCTCCCCAAAAGAACCACTTTTCAAGTCCCTGTCCCGGCCGAGCATGAGGTGCACGGCTCCGAGTTGGACCATTATGAGGAgcaagaaagagagtga
- the LOC138340519 gene encoding uncharacterized protein — MDKGKNIQTELTEEEVRRKIEQVTREIQKIKEEGLKVDMTTTIYKAAVTTLDEDLASQMKRKKEVEMETERLRKRLNLLRLEIHEGKAREAKIDIETAVLPARSAALDEELATHSNLKGGKYLARDQGAYNSDPGCEVIEEDDDEKIVYKPPFPTV, encoded by the coding sequence ATGGACAAAGGCAAGAACATCCAGACGGAGCTCACTGAGGAGGAAGTGCGAAGAAAAATCGAGCAAGTCACTCGAGAAATTCAGAAGATTAAAGAGGAAGGGCTTAAGGTAGACATGACCACGACAATCTACAAAGCTGCGGTCACGACTTTGGATGAAGATCTGGCGTCGCAgatgaaaagaaagaaggagGTTGAGATGGAAACCGAAAGACTAAGGAAAAGGTTGAACTTGCTTCGTTTGGAGATACACGAAGGAAAGGCGAGAGAAGCGAAGATAGATATTGAGACTGCCGTGTTGCCGGCCAGAAGTGCGGCACTCGACGAGGAATTGGCGACCCATAGCAACTTAAAGGGCGGAAAATACCTCGCCCGCGATCAGGGAGCATATAACAGTGACCCCGGCTGTGAAGTAATTGAGGAGGACGATGATGAAAaaatcgtctacaagcctccatttccgACCGTctga